The DNA region TGTCAACCTTGCAGTTTCCACACAAGCCTTCGCTTCGATGTAACGGTACTGCCCCCTGCAACAGCCTTCTATCACCTCTGGCTTATCCTGGTCTATGAATTCGGGCAAACCCTTTTCTTCCCTGCCGGGAACTTCCTCACGTAGCAGGAAGAACAAAAGGGCTGCCCCATCTGATGCTTTTGGGACAGCCCCTAACCAGCACGCTCTTTGCAGCAGGCGAACGCTCCCGACAAAGCCCCGGCCCCTGCGCTCCCGGGCGAGGCCGCATATACCCGCTTCACCTCTTCCCGCCCGTGGCGCTAGCCGCCTCCACAGCCGCCAAAGCAGCGTCCACAGCCGCCGTGTCGCCGAAGAAGGCAATGGTACTCATGCGCTGGGGGCAGTCACCGGTGAGCTCCATAGCCAATACGTCGCCAGCTTTCTGCCCCACATCGGCGAAGTAGAAGAGTCTAGCCAGGTCGGTCTGCACCAGGCCGATGGCATCAAATCGCCGGCCTTCTATATCTTTGCGCGCCGCCGCTGCCATGCGCCGGAGCAGCATGGCCATGGTTCCCGGGCGCGGGGCCCGGATCATGCAGGTAATGAGCATCTATCCACCCCCCAATAGGACTTGCGTCCCGAATTCGCGGCTGTAGCTGCCAGACACCCTGGACTCGTGCCGTGGCTTATTTGAGCAGCAGTACCGCTGTAGTAAGGATCGCTATTGCGAAGGCGGGAGGGTCAATGTGGGTATCCACATCTTTGTTGAGGAGGTTCCCCCCGAAATCCCCTACAAGGAATCCGAGTGCCCCGAACAACAGGCCCATCCAGATATTCCCGAACGCCGCGCCCGCAATGGCTGCTGGCAGCGCGACGTGGTGGGTAGCGGGGACGCCGAAGCCCGTCTGTGCAAAGATCAGCGACGTCGCGCTGATCCCGAAGCCTATGACGGCACTGCCCGTCACAGCTGAAGCCCAGGCCGAAAGGGCACCGAGCGAGGCGCAGAACAACAGGTTGGCCGCCAGTCCATCGCCGGTGATCATGCTTCCCGGCTTATCGCTCTTGCCGAACAACCCCGTTTTACCGAATGCGAGCCGGGCGATGCATCCAGAAAGCACTACACCGATCGCTATGTTGTCGCTCGGGAACTTTACCAGACTCAGCGCCTGCGTGATCAGGTGGCCGATTAAACCGAACACGCCGCCAACCAGCATCACGGGGAAGGACTTGGTTCTTATCAGCGGGAACGTAATATCAGTGCCCCTAGGAATGAGGCCGACCTTCGCCGCGTATGCCGCGGCGGCGACGCCCGCCGCAAACGAGACGTTAGGTCCGAAGTACGGCCCGAACGCGACGGCATCCAGGATCACCGGTTTCCCGCCTGCCACCGCCGTCGCAACTCCGATCAGCACGAGGACTCCTGTGAAGATGAAAGCGGGAAGCGCTCCGATGGCGGCCCCCAATACACCGCCCCCAAACACCGCAAGCAGGATATTCAGGTCAAGATTCATTTGGCTTACCACCTTCCAGGTAATTAATTAAGAGATCATTCACTGGCCCCACGTCTGAGCCCGGGTCCCCGGCACCACCCCCTTTATGTCTAAAAGGTAAGGTCCGGGTGCGGCGACGCGATCACCGCTGTAGCGACGAGTATCCCTTCCGAAGCCAGTTTGTTTTCGACGGTCCGGATGGCAACCTCTACCGCACCCAGCTCCCCGCAGAAAAGGACAAAAGCCTTGCCGCCCATACCCCGAGCCAGCCGGATTTCGAGAAGTTCCACGTTACCGGCCTTGGCCGCCGTGTCACCTGCAACAACAGCGGAACTCGCGTCCATGGTTTCAATGACCCCGAAGGCCCCCTTCGGTTCGGCCGGCGTCGTAGCAGTTAGGGCGGGAAAGACCGCCGGGTGGACGTTGGGGAGGACGAACCTGCCGATGGCGAAGGCCCAGTCAAAATCAAAGCCGTGTTCTACCGCCGCCTCTACCGCCCCCACGTCCCCCGCCACCAGGGCGATAAACTTGCCCGGGCAAAGGACAGTAGCCTGAATGAGCTCGACGTGCCCGGCCTTGAGCATGGCATCGGCAGCCGCAATACCCCGAGCTATGCTTTTGTATTCGATGAAGCCTAGAGCTTGTTTCATCTTTGCCCACCACCCTCCCGCGGCTTGTCCGTGAGCACCAGGGCAGCCGGCGTCCGCTCGGCCACGTACCCGGAAATGCTGGCAAAGAGGCGGCTCCCAATCTTTCCGGCCGGAGTCTCCGCCAGAAGCTGCCCCGCTTCCACCTTATCTCCTACCTTCACCACCGGCTCCGCCGGCGCACCCATGTGCTGCCGGAGCGGCAGCACCACTCTCTCTGGCGAGACATCCGCTTCCCGCACCGGCGCTGGCAGCTCGTACGGCTTTAGTCCCAGGCGCGGCAGCAAGCGCGTCAGCGGCACGCGGCGGTAAGGCCTCCAGGGGTGCGGGCCCGCCGGAACACCCTTGTGCGGGTTTTTCACGCCCTGGCGCGTTAGCTCTTCCTTGAGCGCCTGACTGACCCGACGGGGGGAAAGCCCCATCGGGCAGGCGTAAAGATCGCAGACGCCGCACTCGGAACAGAGAAAAGCGGCCGTGACCAGGGCTGCCACCGGACTGCCAGCGTAACTCGCCGCTAGCATCACCTTGTGAGGAGAAAGCTCGTGCCCAAGAAGATGGCGGGGGCAGAGGTCGGTACACTCCTGGCACTGGCAGCAGGCCGCCCGCGCCTGGCGGAGGATCGCGGCGAGTGGCTGAGCTCGCACCCGGACCACCGGGCTTGTGGCCGGCAGAACCACGAGGCCCTTGGTGGTCTTGGTTACGGGTTCGTTTAGGGTTTCCACCAATCTGCCCATCATTGACCCGCCGTTTAACACCGCAAAATCCGAGACGGTCGTACCGCCCGCGAGGGCAATCATCTCCGCGGTGCTCACCCCAAGCGGCACCCGGAAGGTACCTGGGCTCGTCACGGCACCGGTCACGGTGACCCACTTGTGCGTCACAGGCCGCCCGGCCCTTGCCTCTGCCAGGTTCCACAGGGTCTCCACGTTCAGCACTACGACTTTCACCTGGAGCGGTATGCCACCCTGGGGTACCAGCCGGCCCGTCGTCTCATAGACCAACACGAACTCGTCGCCCGCCGGGTAAAAGTCACCCAGCGGAACCAGGCTGAGCCCGGGGTAGGAAGCCGCGGCGGCCTGGGCCGTTGCCACAGCCTCACGGTGCCTGGCCTTGATGGCGATCCTGGCCTCCCTGGCCCCCACGGCCTGGCGTACCTCTTCGAGCACGGCCGCAAGGCGGGGGCTATCAGAAATAAGGAGCGCCTGGTCTACTTCGAGGAGCGGTTCGCACTCGGCTCCGTTTACCACCACATACTCAACCTGTGTGTCCAGCTTGACATGCGTGGGAAAGCCGGCTCCGCCAGCGCCCACCACGCCGAAAAGCCGGGCCATCTCGGCGACAGGATTCACGGCCTTCACCCCTGCTTCAGCGGATCGAAAAGGCGTCGACGAGCACGCACCGCCGCTTACGAGTAAAGGCACGCGCTGAGGTTAGCCCTTCCCCGGTCGGGCCGGCGATGGTGAAGGTAGTGAAGCCCTCGCCGCCCACGCCGATCCCGGCGTACGAGGGACCGTTCTTGACAAAGACGGTGGTCTGGATCTCTCGGGCCAGGCGGGTCATGTTGTCCACGTTTTTGGAGTGCATGATCGCCGTGTGCCGGTTGCCGTGCTCCACCTGAACGGCGAACTGGACGGCCTCATCCACGTTTCGCACACGCACGAGAGGCAGGATAGGCATCATGAGCTCCTCCTGCACAAAGGGGTGCTTCTTATCTACTTCCATCACGATACCCCGGGTCTCGGGCGGGGCCTCTTTGCCGATGGCCTTGAGGAGCACAGCCGCATCACGACCGATGAAACTGCGGCTGGGCTTGCCTTCGGGTGTAAGCACCACCTCGGCCAGATGGTCGATATCGCGGCGGTCCTTGAGCTGCACGGCACCGTTCTTCAGAAGGTTGAAAAGCAAGTAGTCAGCGACGCTTTCCACAGCGATGATCTCTTTTTCGGCGATACAGGGCACGTTGTTGTCGAAGGCGCCGCCGGCGATTATGTCGTGCCCGGCTTTTTCGATGTCGGCCGTCTCATCCACCACCACAGGGGGGTTCCCGGCTCCGGCACCGATGGTCTTTTTGCCGGAACTCAAAGCGGCCTGCACAAGGCCCGGCCCGCCGGTCGCGACGAGTAGACGCACCGCCGGGTGCCCAAACAGGATCTGGGTAGCCTCGATGCTTGGCTCGGCCACGGACGTTACCGCATCCTCTGGCCCGCCCGCCTGCATGATGGCTTCGCTGATGAGCTCCACCGAACGCAGCGAAGCCGCCTTTGCCGCCGGATGCGGGCTGAAAACCACGCTGTTAGCGGCGGCGAACATCCCGATAGCATTGCAGAAGACCGTCTCCGTGGGATTGGTGGACGGAGTGATCGCCCCTATCACCCCGAAGGGGGACATCTCCACCAGGGTCAGTCCCGCGTCGCCGCTCCAGGCCTCGGTAGTCAGGTCCTCCGTGCCCGGGGTTTTGTCAGCCACGAGGTTGTTCTTGACGATCCTGTCGGCGACGCGGCCCATCCCCGTCTCCTGCACTGCCATCTCTGCTAACTCCTGCGAATGAGCCCGTAAGGCAGCGCGGATGGTGGCAATGCACTTTTCGCGTTCCTTCAGGGTCATGCGCGTAACCTTTTTCTGCGCCGCCTCGGCCCTGAGGATGGCCTCTTCCATGCTGGCGTAAATGCCGCACGGCGCCCGGCCTGCCCGTCCACCCCTTTCCACTTCTTTCAGGCGCGCCAGGACCTGACGCACCACCTCCACTATGTCAACGGCGCTGGCGCTAGTTGCCACTTGCGTTCTCCCCCTCCCAAACTCTCAGCGCTGCCTGAGCTACTTCCATGTCTTGTTCTACGGTGCCGCCGCTCACCCCCACGGCACCTGCCACCTGTTCCCCGCTGAAGAGAGGGAAGCCTCCGCCGAAGATGACCAAGCGCCCTTCATTCGTTGCCTCAATGCCGAAAAGCGGCTCACCTGGCTGAGCTAACTTGGCCACCGTGTGAGTGGGTAACTTGAGGGCAGCTGCGGTATGCGCCTTCTTCCAGGCGATGTCGATGCTGGCAATGAGCGCCCCCTCCTGGCGCTCCAGGGCAAGGAGGTGTCCGGCCCCATCCACCACCGCAACCACCACCGGGAGGCCGAGCTCCTGGGCACGCCGTTCGGCCGCCGCGATCAACTGGCGGGCCGTGTCCAGGGTAAGCGATTTGGGGGCGCCGCCCAGCCGTTCCAGCACCTTCTCCTTGACCACCTGCACCAGCTCCTCGTTGGCCTCTGCGCGGGCCAGGACATAGAGAAGGTCCGAAAGACGGTTCAAGTACCGCACGATCTCCCCCCGAAGGCGGCGCTCTTGCCCCAGCCGTACCACCAGCCGTTCAGCCCGCCGCACAACGGTACGCGCAACATCGAGGGCGCCCGTGCCCACGGTACCACCTGGCAGTACGAAGCCGGTCTGGGGTGGAAGCAACTCCTGGATCTCGTCGATGACCTGCTCCAAGCGCCGAACGTCCTCTTCCTGCAGCCGCTCTCCGATTTTCGACAGCTCCTCCGGGGTGCTGGCCAGCTCGGAGGCCAAGACCTGTAGATTCCCCTGCATCTCCGGCAAGAGCCCCTGGGCGCGGCGGCTACGCACCAGGCCGCGGGCCAAACCCAGAAAGGAGCTGGCTTCGTCCACAGTGCCGTAGGCCTCTACCTGCAGGTCAGCCTTCGAGACCCGCTGGCCCCCCCACAGGCTCGTTTCGCCCTTATCCCCGGTTCGGGTGTATACCCTCATCGGCTTTAGCCTCCATGGAGTCAACAATGCCTACGATGGCAGCATCGACGGGTGAATCGGGCTGTCGCACGGCCTGCCGGGCCGAGCTGCCTTCCGCCACCAGGACTATTTCTCCGATGCCGGCCCCCACGGCATCTACGGCCACCTGGCTCGGCCCATCAGGGCGCCCCCAGGGGTCCACCGGCCGGACAATGAGGAGCTTGGTTCCCACCAGCCGTTCATCTTTCTTCGTGGCCACCACGTTGCCGATGACTTTACCGACAAACATCATTTCACTCCCCCTGGCTTTGGAGGTAAGGCGCTGCGCCCAGGCGAACCATCCCGGCGCCCTGGCAAACCACCATCTCGATTCCCCGGTCCCGGGCCAGGTCGCGTGCCAGGGGCGTCACCAGGGTTCCAGCGCTCACCCTGATGACCCGCCCTTTGAAGGCAGCTATGTCCGCCCGGCTCAGCACACGCCCCGTGAATGAAGCTGCCCCCGGCCCTGGCCCTGGTGCCGCTTGCTTATCCCCTGCTTCACCTGATACAGCGGCCGCAAGCCCAGTCGCGCCCACCAGCCGTACTCCAAACTCGGCGAGGCGCTCCAGGTTTCCGGCCAGCAGTGCCCGGTAAGCGGGCGCAACCTTATCCATCCCGAGCCCGGCCCGCATCGGGTTGGCCGGGTCACAGGCGTCTTTCGCGGCAAGGACGGGCCTGCCTGTAAGGAGGCTCTCCATGATCAGGGTCGCCACCAGGGTGTCCGCAATGCCGTGGGCCACCTTGGCCGCTGTGTTGAGTGTAAGCACCGGCACCAGCGTCAGGTCCGTTTCTTTAAGCAGTGCACCCGGGGTTTCCCCATCCGCCTCGGTCACTATTTCGATATCGCCCAGCTCGCTCCGCAGCCAGCCTTTTCCGAGTACCCGTTCGGCGCTGGGGGTGAAAACCGCCCGGACGGTATAGCCTGCATCCTGCAGCTTTTTCACTTCCGCCCGGCCCTCCGGGGCCCCGAGGCCGCCGCCGCAAAAAAGTGCGAGCACCCTCTTGCCCCGTCCTGCCAGCCGCCTCAGCACTTCGGCAACAATCTCTTCCACCAGGGCGTTCTCGTCCACTTCCATGCGTCACCACCCCGCACAGGACATGGCAATTCCCAGCGGCGTCACGAGCAGCGGGTAAACCGGGAGGTATACAGGGAGGTCGAGCTCTTCCTCCATCACCCGCTTAAACCCGGTAAAGGCGCAGGTGCCACCCACCAGGTACACTGCCTCCACCCGGTAACCCGCGGTGTGGCGCCGGACGATGGTGGCTATCTTCTCCATCACCGGACGTACAATTGGGAGAAGCCCCGGCTGTTCCTCGGAGCTACGCTTGCGTGCTTCGGCTTCCTCGGTAGAAATACCAAACCGACCGGCTATCACCAGGTCCAGATGGATACCGCCGGTGGGTTCGTCCGCCGCGTAAATCACCTGGCCGTCTCTAAGTACCGAAATCCCCGTCGTGCCTCCCCCTGCGTCCACCACCGCTCCGTCACTGATCCCCAGCACCCGCGCCGCAGCCGTCGGTTCGTCCACAATGGCCGTAACCTCCAGGCCGGCTGCTTCCAGCACGTGGCGGGTAACCTTCGCGTTCCCGGCCTCGGTTCCCGGCGGGATAGCGGAGGCGCCGCGCGTGAGTTCTATCCCCAGGCGTTCTCTCAGTGAGTTTGCCTGGCGGCGCACAATTTCCACGGCACCCACGTAGTCCACGATCATTCCTTCCCTAACCACCCGGGCAGGCGTAATCTCCCCTGCCAGGGGAGTTCCATCAGCGTCCAGCGCCACACTGACCACGTTAGCCGTGCCCACATCCACCCCTACGCGGACGGGGTTGGTGGGCCGGCGGGCCAGATGGGGCGCCATGCGTTCCGCCAGGGCAGCGATGAGGGCATTGGCCTGCTCCAATTCACGCACTTTTCCTCTCCCCGCCCCGCAGCAACTCTACCCGGTCTCCGGACTTCAGGCCCGCAGCGTTGGCTTCGTCCGTATCGATGTGCAGTTCCAGCTGGGACGCGGCCGAAACGCGCACCAGCACCCGGCCAAAGGTGAGCGCGCGGTCGCCCCCCGGAACCGCCACCTCCACCATCTCGCCGTCTTTAAGGCCCCAGGTCGCAGCTTCAGCCGGCGTGATGTGGATGTGCCTGAGGGACACAATTACACCCTCCCGCAGGAAACGCGCGCCTTTGGGGCCCACGATTGTGATCCCCGGGGTGCCGGCAATGTTCCCGGAGGCGCGTACCGTGGGCGGAATCCCCAGGGTAAAACAATCGGTCTGGGAGACTTCCACCTGGGTTTGCCCGCGCGGCGGCCCGAGCACCCGCACCCTGGTCAGAATTCCCTTGGGCCCGACCAGGGTTACAGTCTCTTCGGCAGCGTACTGCCCGGGTTGCAGCGGCTCCCTGGGGATAAGGTTATGATCGGAGCCGAAGAGCTCGGCCACATCCTCCGCCGAGAGATGAATGTGCCGGGCCGACACCCCCACCGGGATGAGGAGATCCTCGCCCACTCCGGCGGGTGCGGCAGGCTGGTCCTTGAGCCGCGCAAGTACGGCCGCAACCACCTGGGCCACCACTTTTTCTCTATCTTCCATGGGGTTGGGCCCCTTTACTCCGCGTGATGGATGCATCTGGAATGCGGTTCTCCCTTGCGGCGCGGGCAGGCCGGGTCGCCGCACAGGTTGCACACTTCGGCCGCAGACGACTCAGGTTCCGGCCCAGTTGCTGCCTCCGCCGGGGCCGCCTCCTCCACCGGTTGGACGGCCTCTTCGACGGGCGTTGCCTCCTGTTGCGCGACCGCCTTCTCCGCCTTGCGGGTCGACTTCGCTTCCCCCACCGTCTCCGGTGAGCGGATGAGCTTTGTCAGGTCCGAGTGTGGCCGCGGTATTACGAGTTTGCTCACCACTTTTCCCACACGGCTGGCAGCAGCCGCTCCGGCAGCAACCGCAGCTTGCGCCGCCGCGACATCGCCCGTGATTTTGACCGTTACCATGCCACCACCACGGGCAAGCTCGTAACCGATCAGCCGGACGTTCGCCGCTTTGACGGCAGCGTCCGCGCCTTCCACCGCTGCAGCCAGTCCTACTGTCTCAATAAGCCCTAGAGCCTGTTGCTCCACCGTCTTCACCTCCTCTGCTCCGCCAGCACCCTCTGCACCACTCGCGCCACGAGTTCATTCAGATACTCGTCGGCTACCGGCTCCGGCGCGCGTGAACCCGTCAAGGGGGGTGTATCTTCCTTCTCCTTGAAAGGAATTCCCTTAACCAGCCGGGCCGCATTGGCGCCCAAGTGCCTGGCGTGAGCTGGGTCGCATTCGTCCCTTCTTATGTAGAACAGGGGCTTTTCTTTCGGCAGGCGACTGAAGTGCACAGCAAGGCCGTCAGCGGCAATGCCGATGCCGGTTCCGAGGGGTGATGCCTGCGCGGCGGAGAAGGCAAGATCCACTGCGCCGGGTGCATCCGCGGCGCTGAGCACGCCGGGAATACCCTCTTCCTCGAGGCCGAGCTCCACCTCCCGGCAGGGCTCCAGCGGCGCTTCCGCACTCCGGTATACCTTTATATGGGGCTTTTCCCTGTGCGCCCGCTCCTCCAGGCCCACTCTCTTCACTCCTTGCAGTCCTCGTAAGCCAGGACCAGTCCTGTAGCCACGGCGTTGCGTGGACCTTCTGAGCCGCGTACGTTAGCCTGACCGGCCACTACCCCGTACTCCGCGAGGCGGTCGGTGATGAATCCGGCCACCTCCCAGTCCAGAGATGACCCACCCACCAGGGCAACGAAATCGATGTCACGGATGTTTCCGGTCGGAATGACCTGTTTGAGTGCCCGGATGCTGTTTTCCACAAAGACGCGGCGTTTGGCGTCCCGCCGCACGCCCCGCACCTTCTCCAGGCTGTGTTCGCCCGGAAGTGGCACCAGAGCGCGCCCCTTGAGCAGGACAACCCGTCCGAACACCTCCGCTGGCAGCGGCTCGCTGAAGAATTGCACAGTCCCATTCTCATGCCGGATGTGGTACAGGCTCTCCACCTTGGCCAGCGGGTAGCATTTGATGTCTTCCGCCAGGCCTGGGTCATCCAGCCCGAGTTCGGCGCCGATGAGGAGCGTAACCATGTTGCCCGCCCCCGCCAGGTGCACGGAGCGCACTTCGCCGCTTTTCGAGATAAGCGCAGCATCAGTGGACCCTGCCCCCAGGTCCAGGATGGCGAGCGGCGGGCTGGTGCCCGGCGTGGTGAGCGCACCCCGGATGGCCATCCTGGCCTCCACTCCGCCCACTTCCACCTTGATACCCGTGATACCCGTCTCCGCCTCGAGTGCCCGGGCAATGCGTTCCATCTGCAGGCGGTCCGCCTTCACCATGGCAGCGAGGCCGACGGCGTTTTCCATGGAAAACTCGTCAGCGATACCGCCCCGCACCTTCTGGGGTATGAAGGTATCCACCGCCAGGAGATCCTGGATCGTAATTCTGGCCGCCGGCTGATCCGTCAGCTCGGCCATCACCTGGCGGACACGCTCCAGCATGCCGCCCGCGTTGGTCCCCGGTTCACCGTGAACATCCTTGAGCGGCGCCACCTGCGCCAGAGCCTGCATGATCGCATCCGCGCCTTCCTCCACGTCCACCGTGCGCGAGTGGCGCTCACCCATGATGGTCAGCTTCCCGGCGGCGATGCGCCGCTCCCGCACGTCCCCGGCCGGGGTCCTGATGACCACCGCTGAACGGTTGCCGATGAGCGCACGGGCTATGGGCACCACCGCTTTGGTTTCCTCGGGGCCCAGCCCAAATACGGTAGCAATGCCGTAAGGATTCGCCAGCGTGGTGATTGCCGAACCCGGCGCGGAAACCTCGATGGCCGAGAGCATCCCTAGCGGAACCTTTTCGATAAGCCGCACCTCATCGACCACCGGAAGCGGCTTCGAAAGCCGGTTGGCGATCAGCACACCGTCGTCGCGCTGGGCTATCACACCCTGAACATCTATGCCCCGAGCCAGGGCACGGTTGATCGCCTCAGCCGCCACCGCGAAGTCCCAGCTGGCCGGGACTACCACGAGCACCTTCGTGCCCGGCGCCTGCAGCGAGAGGTCCGCGATCGGCGTGGTGAAGCCCGTGCCCAGGCCCAGTCCCCCAGGAGTAGCGGGGTTGTGGCCGATCATCGTGGATTCGGTGATCACCGTTTCCGTGATGGTCTCCATGGCCACATCCCCGATGACTGGGGTCGCCTCGTTGATGCGGATGAGGTCAAGATCCTTGAGCCCTAACCCCGCTTTGTCCAGGGCCTGACGAAGGGCGCTGAAGATTCCGTGCAGGTTCTGGCGCGTTCCCTTGATCCCGGTGGTAGGGACCAGGCTGCTGGCCAAGAACTTTAAGCCATCAGCGCCGATCTCGGCCAGGGCAACCTCGGTTGTAGCATTTCCTACGTCCACTCCGGCGAGGTGCCGCAAGGTATCTACCTCCAACACCCGACTGGACGCCAGGTGTCTCGCGTAGTCTCAAGCGCTGCGCAACCGGCCGCGCCGCTCGTACACCTCGGCGGCCTCCCGCACCAGAGCCGCGTTCATGCTGGCGCCGTACTTCTGTTCGATCTCATCGGCAATGGCCAGGAGCTCCTGCTTGGTGGAACGATACGGCCGAAGGGCCCGGTAGATCTCGAGGATGCGCTCGTCGGGGATCCGCGTGAGCTCAGCGGCGCGCCGGAGGTTGCGGGCAAACTGGGGCCGGCCGGCTTTCTCGGCAATCCCTGCCTGCATCTCCAGCGTCTCGGGCGTGATGCGGACGTCCTGGGGAGTGATGTCGCCCTTGAGCACTGCCTCGAGCGTAATATCGGACAGCGGTTTGCCGTTAGGTGTCTTCACCAGTCCCGGGCGTTTAGTGGCCAGCGGGTAGTCGCGGGCGGGGTCCAGGCTGGGCTTGTTCACCGCTCCTGCTGCGAAGGCCGGGGCGGACGCCTGGTTGGCCTGCACCGACTTGAGTACTTCCCGCACGATCTGTTCAATAAGACTCTCTTGCACCACATGCGTCACCTCCCCTATTAGAAGCTAACGGCAAGCTCAACCGGTTTCGCGTTGCGGTCTACGTGCTGGGTCTCCTTGATGTGAAGTACCGCCGCCACAGCCTGGTACTTGGGACGGGCCATCTGATCGTTCTCAGTAGGCACCGGGCTCGGGGAACCGCCCTTCGCGTACCGGGCCGCGTTCCGCCCAATTGCCCGGTAGGTCTCTGGCTTGAGCAGCGGGCACTGGGGGAACAGTTCGAGGTTGGAGAGCGGGTCGAGGTCCTTTTGGTGGATGACTGTAGTACC from Bacillota bacterium includes:
- a CDS encoding aldehyde dehydrogenase EutE, translated to MATSASAVDIVEVVRQVLARLKEVERGGRAGRAPCGIYASMEEAILRAEAAQKKVTRMTLKEREKCIATIRAALRAHSQELAEMAVQETGMGRVADRIVKNNLVADKTPGTEDLTTEAWSGDAGLTLVEMSPFGVIGAITPSTNPTETVFCNAIGMFAAANSVVFSPHPAAKAASLRSVELISEAIMQAGGPEDAVTSVAEPSIEATQILFGHPAVRLLVATGGPGLVQAALSSGKKTIGAGAGNPPVVVDETADIEKAGHDIIAGGAFDNNVPCIAEKEIIAVESVADYLLFNLLKNGAVQLKDRRDIDHLAEVVLTPEGKPSRSFIGRDAAVLLKAIGKEAPPETRGIVMEVDKKHPFVQEELMMPILPLVRVRNVDEAVQFAVQVEHGNRHTAIMHSKNVDNMTRLAREIQTTVFVKNGPSYAGIGVGGEGFTTFTIAGPTGEGLTSARAFTRKRRCVLVDAFSIR
- the eutJ gene encoding ethanolamine utilization protein EutJ, giving the protein MRELEQANALIAALAERMAPHLARRPTNPVRVGVDVGTANVVSVALDADGTPLAGEITPARVVREGMIVDYVGAVEIVRRQANSLRERLGIELTRGASAIPPGTEAGNAKVTRHVLEAAGLEVTAIVDEPTAAARVLGISDGAVVDAGGGTTGISVLRDGQVIYAADEPTGGIHLDLVIAGRFGISTEEAEARKRSSEEQPGLLPIVRPVMEKIATIVRRHTAGYRVEAVYLVGGTCAFTGFKRVMEEELDLPVYLPVYPLLVTPLGIAMSCAGW
- a CDS encoding BMC domain-containing protein translates to MLITCMIRAPRPGTMAMLLRRMAAAARKDIEGRRFDAIGLVQTDLARLFYFADVGQKAGDVLAMELTGDCPQRMSTIAFFGDTAAVDAALAAVEAASATGGKR
- a CDS encoding phosphate propanoyltransferase, whose protein sequence is MEDREKVVAQVVAAVLARLKDQPAAPAGVGEDLLIPVGVSARHIHLSAEDVAELFGSDHNLIPREPLQPGQYAAEETVTLVGPKGILTRVRVLGPPRGQTQVEVSQTDCFTLGIPPTVRASGNIAGTPGITIVGPKGARFLREGVIVSLRHIHITPAEAATWGLKDGEMVEVAVPGGDRALTFGRVLVRVSAASQLELHIDTDEANAAGLKSGDRVELLRGGERKSA
- a CDS encoding dehydratase; its protein translation is MKRVGLEERAHREKPHIKVYRSAEAPLEPCREVELGLEEEGIPGVLSAADAPGAVDLAFSAAQASPLGTGIGIAADGLAVHFSRLPKEKPLFYIRRDECDPAHARHLGANAARLVKGIPFKEKEDTPPLTGSRAPEPVADEYLNELVARVVQRVLAEQRR
- a CDS encoding BMC domain-containing protein codes for the protein MKQALGFIEYKSIARGIAAADAMLKAGHVELIQATVLCPGKFIALVAGDVGAVEAAVEHGFDFDWAFAIGRFVLPNVHPAVFPALTATTPAEPKGAFGVIETMDASSAVVAGDTAAKAGNVELLEIRLARGMGGKAFVLFCGELGAVEVAIRTVENKLASEGILVATAVIASPHPDLTF
- a CDS encoding diol dehydratase reactivase subunit alpha, giving the protein MRHLAGVDVGNATTEVALAEIGADGLKFLASSLVPTTGIKGTRQNLHGIFSALRQALDKAGLGLKDLDLIRINEATPVIGDVAMETITETVITESTMIGHNPATPGGLGLGTGFTTPIADLSLQAPGTKVLVVVPASWDFAVAAEAINRALARGIDVQGVIAQRDDGVLIANRLSKPLPVVDEVRLIEKVPLGMLSAIEVSAPGSAITTLANPYGIATVFGLGPEETKAVVPIARALIGNRSAVVIRTPAGDVRERRIAAGKLTIMGERHSRTVDVEEGADAIMQALAQVAPLKDVHGEPGTNAGGMLERVRQVMAELTDQPAARITIQDLLAVDTFIPQKVRGGIADEFSMENAVGLAAMVKADRLQMERIARALEAETGITGIKVEVGGVEARMAIRGALTTPGTSPPLAILDLGAGSTDAALISKSGEVRSVHLAGAGNMVTLLIGAELGLDDPGLAEDIKCYPLAKVESLYHIRHENGTVQFFSEPLPAEVFGRVVLLKGRALVPLPGEHSLEKVRGVRRDAKRRVFVENSIRALKQVIPTGNIRDIDFVALVGGSSLDWEVAGFITDRLAEYGVVAGQANVRGSEGPRNAVATGLVLAYEDCKE
- a CDS encoding BMC domain-containing protein; the protein is MEQQALGLIETVGLAAAVEGADAAVKAANVRLIGYELARGGGMVTVKITGDVAAAQAAVAAGAAAASRVGKVVSKLVIPRPHSDLTKLIRSPETVGEAKSTRKAEKAVAQQEATPVEEAVQPVEEAAPAEAATGPEPESSAAEVCNLCGDPACPRRKGEPHSRCIHHAE
- a CDS encoding EutN/CcmL family microcompartment protein produces the protein MFVGKVIGNVVATKKDERLVGTKLLIVRPVDPWGRPDGPSQVAVDAVGAGIGEIVLVAEGSSARQAVRQPDSPVDAAIVGIVDSMEAKADEGIHPNRG
- a CDS encoding electron transport complex protein RnfC; the encoded protein is MARLFGVVGAGGAGFPTHVKLDTQVEYVVVNGAECEPLLEVDQALLISDSPRLAAVLEEVRQAVGAREARIAIKARHREAVATAQAAAASYPGLSLVPLGDFYPAGDEFVLVYETTGRLVPQGGIPLQVKVVVLNVETLWNLAEARAGRPVTHKWVTVTGAVTSPGTFRVPLGVSTAEMIALAGGTTVSDFAVLNGGSMMGRLVETLNEPVTKTTKGLVVLPATSPVVRVRAQPLAAILRQARAACCQCQECTDLCPRHLLGHELSPHKVMLAASYAGSPVAALVTAAFLCSECGVCDLYACPMGLSPRRVSQALKEELTRQGVKNPHKGVPAGPHPWRPYRRVPLTRLLPRLGLKPYELPAPVREADVSPERVVLPLRQHMGAPAEPVVKVGDKVEAGQLLAETPAGKIGSRLFASISGYVAERTPAALVLTDKPREGGGQR
- a CDS encoding cob(I)yrinic acid a,c-diamide adenosyltransferase, whose product is MRVYTRTGDKGETSLWGGQRVSKADLQVEAYGTVDEASSFLGLARGLVRSRRAQGLLPEMQGNLQVLASELASTPEELSKIGERLQEEDVRRLEQVIDEIQELLPPQTGFVLPGGTVGTGALDVARTVVRRAERLVVRLGQERRLRGEIVRYLNRLSDLLYVLARAEANEELVQVVKEKVLERLGGAPKSLTLDTARQLIAAAERRAQELGLPVVVAVVDGAGHLLALERQEGALIASIDIAWKKAHTAAALKLPTHTVAKLAQPGEPLFGIEATNEGRLVIFGGGFPLFSGEQVAGAVGVSGGTVEQDMEVAQAALRVWEGENASGN